TGGTCCGTCTTGCCCTCGGTGACCAGCTCGCGAATCTTGTCGAGCTGGGCGCGTGCCATGGAGGAGGGGCTGTCGGCGACGGAGAGGCCCTGGCACACCGCGCAGCGCAGCTCCTTGCCGAGCACCTGGACGCGGGCCTCCAGGTGCGGCTCGAGGGGTTCACTACCAGCCTGCTGGGGCGCGTACTGGCCCGAGGCGAGCAACAGGGTGAGCGAGAGAAGGGCGGCGGTCATGGCGAGTCCTGGGGCCGAGCCTACCTATCGTCCCGGACCGGGTGTTGCCCAGTGAAACCGGGGATGGCGGGCGGGCATGGCCCCTGGCCGTCCGGCCGCTGCCCGGGCTCGGGCCCCGTTCGCGGGCCCCCCGTTGTCAAGACGGGCGGGGGGGACCGGGGGCGGGGCGGCCCTGGCGCATGAGCCGCAGACGCAACAGGCCGGTGGCGATCAGGCTGAGCAGGCGGAACTCGGCGGGCTCCAGCTTCTTCACCGTGCGCACCAGGCGGCGGATCTCCGCGGGCTCCTCGGTGGGCCGGGCGGGGGCCTCCTTCGTCCAGAAGTTCTCCTGCGCCGGCGTCAGCCCCAGCAGCACGTCCGAGGGGATGCGGAGGATCTCACACAACTTCTTCAAGGTGGGCACGCTCGGCAGCATCCCGCCGCGCTCCAGCCGTCCGTAGACCTCGGTGGCGAGTCCCACCCGCTCGGCGACGTCTTCCTGGGTGAGATTGGCGCGGACCCGAGCCGCCCGGGCCGCGGTCCCGATGGTCGATGCCAGTCCTCGTGGGAGTGCCATGCCGTGCGGTCCTGAAGAGACGAGGTGAAGCCGTCCGGCCCGGTGCATCCGGGCCTCGGGTGACTTCTAAGATAGCTGGAAAAAGGGTGACTTCAAGAGTCATTCCACGAGCCAGGCCCGACTTTCGAAGTCGGGGAGTGGGGGACGGCTCCCCTGGAAGCGTCATCGTTCTTGGTCCTTCGTGGGCCGCATGTTTACCTTTGGAGTCATCTCGCGGATACCCCCAAAAGGAGTGCGTCATCATGTCGAATCGGCAGAATCCGGATCCCTCCCTCAAGCCGTCCCCCCCGGTGGTGATTGAAACCGGGATGGCGAGTTTCGAACTGGTGCGCTCGCTGGGGCAGGGCCACCATGGGGAGTTGCTGCTCACGCGTCAGCGCTACGCGGGTGGGTTGGGGGGCTACACGGTGGTCAAGCGGCTCAACCGCGTGGT
The sequence above is drawn from the Cystobacter ferrugineus genome and encodes:
- a CDS encoding cytochrome c-type biogenesis protein, yielding MTAALLSLTLLLASGQYAPQQAGSEPLEPHLEARVQVLGKELRCAVCQGLSVADSPSSMARAQLDKIRELVTEGKTDQEVRDYFVARYGEWVLLQPKAEGVNLLVWLGPLVLLLGGGFVIYRQVRHSPPAAPSPAA
- a CDS encoding helix-turn-helix transcriptional regulator, producing the protein MALPRGLASTIGTAARAARVRANLTQEDVAERVGLATEVYGRLERGGMLPSVPTLKKLCEILRIPSDVLLGLTPAQENFWTKEAPARPTEEPAEIRRLVRTVKKLEPAEFRLLSLIATGLLRLRLMRQGRPAPGPPRPS